In Schistocerca gregaria isolate iqSchGreg1 chromosome 9, iqSchGreg1.2, whole genome shotgun sequence, a single genomic region encodes these proteins:
- the LOC126292078 gene encoding uncharacterized PE-PGRS family protein PE_PGRS54-like, protein MEAGLYKLRQCGGTSGRQGCDNVRQHGAPSGRQGCDNVRQHGGPSGMQGCDKIRQRGGTSGKQGCYNVCQRGGPSVRQGCDNVRQRRGTSAKQGCDNVRQRGGTSGRQGCVNVRQRGGTSGRQGCDKVREHGGTSGRPVCDNVRQRGGTSGRRGCDIVRQRRGTSGRRGCDNIRQCGGTSGRRGCDNVDQRGGTSWMRGCDNVRQCGGTSERQGCDNIRQHGAPSGRQGCDNVRQRGGPSGMQGCDKIHQRGGTSLRQVFDSVCQRGGPSGRKGCDNVSQRGGTSGRQGCDNVRQRGGPSGRQGCDNVRHRGGPSGRQGCDNVRQRGGTSGRQGCDNVRQRGGTSGRQGCDHIRQHGGTSGRQGCDNVRQRGGPYGRQGCDNVRQRGGTSGRQGCDNVRQCGGTSGGQGCNNVHQRGGPAGRQGCDNVVTVVEHKGERSMTTSVSVVGHQGGWAVTTSFSMVGNEGGRAVTTSVSVVEHQGGRAVTISDSLVQHQGAMPVSTSVSVVDHQGGRAVTTSVSVVDHHGRRAVTTSVSVVEHQGGIAVTTSVSRVHHQGRRAVTTSVSVVEHQGGRAVTTSVSMVKHQGGRAVTMSVSVVDHQGGRAVTTSVSMVDHQGGRAVSTSGSVVDQQGGSAVTTSSPW, encoded by the coding sequence atggAGGCGGGGCTGTACAAactccgtcagtgtggtggaacatcagggaggcagggctgtgacaacgtccgtcagcatggtgcaccatcagggaggcagggctgtgacaacgtccgtcagcatggtggaccatcagggatgcagggctgtgacaaaatccgtcagcgtggtgggacatcagggaagcagggctgttacaacgtctgtcagcgtggtgggccatcagtgaggcagggctgtgacaacgtccgtcagcgtcgtggaacatcagcgaagcaaggctgtgacaacgtccgtcagcgtggtggaacatcagggaggcagggctgtgtcaacgtccgtcagcgtggtggaacatctgggaggcagggctgtgacaaagtccgtgagcatggtggaacatcagggaggccagtctgtgacaacgtccgtcagcgtggtggaacatcagggaggcggggctgtgacatcgtccgtcagcgtcgtggaacatcagggaggcggggctgtgacaacatccgtcagtgtggtggaacatcagggaggcggggctgtgacaacgtcgatcagcgtggtggaacatcatggatgcggggctgtgacaacgtccgtcagtgtggtggaacatcagagcggcagggctgtgacaacatccgtcagcatggtgcaccatcagggaggcagggctgtgacaacgtccgtcagcgtggtggaccatcagggatgcAGGGCTGTGACAAAATCCATCAGCGTGGTGGCACATCACTGAGGCAGGTCTTTGACagcgtctgtcagcgtggtgggccatcaggtaggaagggctgtgacaacgtcagtcagcgtggtggaacatcagggaggcagggctgtgacaacgtccgacagcgtggtggaccatcagggaggcagggctgtgacaacgtccgtcatcgtggtggaccatcagggaggcagggctgtgacaacgtccgtcagcgtggtggaacatcagggaggcagggctgtgacaatgtccgtcagcgtggtgggacatcagggaggcagggctgtgaccacatccgtcagcatggtgggacatcagggaggcagggttgtgacaacgtccgtcagcgtggtggaccatacgggaggcagggctgtgacaacgtccgtcagcgtggtggaacatcagggaggcagggctgtgacaatgtccgtcagtgtggtggaacatcaggggggcagggctgtaacaacgtccatcagcgtggtggaccagcagggaggcagggctgtgacaacgttgtCACCGTGGTGGAACATAAGGGAGAAAGGTCTATGACAACGTctgtcagtgtggtgggacatcagggaggctgggctgtgacaacgtccttcAGCATGGTGGGAaatgagggaggcagggctgtgacaacgtccgtcagcgtggtggaacatcagggcggcagggctgtgacaatatcCGACAGCTTGGTGCAACATCAGGGAGCCATgcctgtgtcaacgtccgtcagcgtagtggaccatcagggaggcagggctgtgacaacgtccgtcagcgtggtggaccatcatggacgcagggctgtgacaacgtccgtcagcgtggtggaacatcagggaggcattgctgtgacaacgtccgtcagcagggTGCACCATCAGggacgcagggctgtgacaacgtccgtcagcgtggtggaacatcagggaggcagggctgtgacaacgtccgtcagcatggtgaaacatcagggaggcagggctgtgacaatgtccgtcagcgtggtggaccatcagggaggcagggctgtgactacgtccgtcagcatggtggaccatcagggaggcagggctgtgtcaacgtccggcAGCGTGGTGGACCAGCAGGGAGGCAGCGCTGTGACAACGTCGTCACCGTGgtag